The sequence below is a genomic window from Nicotiana tomentosiformis chromosome 6, ASM39032v3, whole genome shotgun sequence.
AACAAACCACCACTGTAGTTCACAACCATGTCTTTTTTACCTTGCATTCAACCCAATTTTGTAGGTCGAACAACAGGAATTTGTCTCAACTAGTTGCTTATTTAAGGAACACTGTCCTAAACCACTTACACTGAAAGGGCAGACCAGCTCCTCAATGTTTAAAAAGCAGTTCCCTTTGGTACCTTAATTGTCTTCAGCATATTCTGCGTAGACTCCAAAACCCGTATCCTCCGCATATCTCTATCAAGAAATCCAATTAGCAACTTCAGGGCACGTAATATATAATACTCCCTCCATCCCATTTTATGCGGCACCCTTTGACTTGACAcagattttaagaaaaaaataaaaacttttgaaacttgtgatctaaAACAAGCCTTAGATATTTGTGTGGccataaatcatctcattaagggtACAATGGGAATTTTTGAGTTAAACTTCTCAACACAGAAAGTGACATTCTTTTCGAACGGATTAAAAAGGAAAGAGTAttatataaattgggacggagggagtaaTGGTTATGGGAGTGCTGTATCACACTCAATAAAAATTCCGACCTAGTTGAGGTCTAGTATATGAACCATCGATATCAAGTCCACTCCATTTGGACCCATTTCAACCTAATactatacctgttaatcgggccggGCTGACCCGGTTCAGCCCGGGTCAGCCCGGTACTGTAGCGTGGGACGGGCTAggacgggttgggcggggagcgggtttcaaacgaacatttttttgataccggtgcaccggaacccgctaagccAGTTAACCCGTTAACGGGCTACAACCTGTTttttaaccttttttttttttttaaatgtttttttttttaatggaccaactgaaactcctgatattgacacttgtatttctgatctacacaaatatttagaaacattatataattattatgctaatattgttgatgcttcttctgctgtagatgcaaatattccttcaagttcagtttcaacatctgggaccagtgctttggatgataatgatggtgttgaagattatttgatttggtttacactaggggagcatcaacaaaccagtagcaggaatattgatgaacttcaattctacttgcaaaagttaGCAGAGCCCggcacaaaggaatttctaccactgggttggtggaggagcaactcaaataaatttcctgttctttcggccatggctcgagacgtgctaaatgtgccgatttcaacagtcgcatcagagagcgcatttagccgAGCAAGGCAGCAACTAAGAGATACCCGCCATTCATTGGGTAGCAACgctttagaaattctagtgtgcttcagagattggataagatcataacgatgaaatcaagggcgtgacgaggtagatgaagcggaggaccaagaaattggagatataatggtttatggtgctgattcaaccaatgccagaaaccaagaacctcatgttgacatggatgaacttacaaaaatgatgcaaagcatgtgatgtactatttttttttttttataattgttgtaaacttttaatttttaagttcaaaaataacaaaatcaaaaagaacttgcaacttaatttgaagtattatatattattcaataaaaatatcaaatgaaagtcttcggagcttgatcTTTACATATTGCcaattggtcttattaaataattttttgtagccacttactttcaaatttcaattttaaaattataaaattcaaatttcaaatttaaaactttaaacttcaaaatttaattctaagccttaaaagttttcaAACACTTaggtatcaataacattgaataagaaaaataaaatttactttaaaaaaaaataaaaattccacggcccgctaacagcccgcaaagcccgaacccggacggacaaaaaaaaatccgaaaaagtacagcccgctaacagcccgcaacgttaaacggacgggctgattttttttgtgtccagcccgtcccagcccgcccgttaaacacccatacCTAATACTCAAATTAATTTACGGGCTCTCTTACACTAGAGGTTCTCTACACCAGCCTGGTGTAATTGTATTGTATCAAGGTGACTATGTCTTAATCACAACTAGTTGGTATCACCTATATAtaatttgttttctttcttttctattctCCTCCAAGTCTGCATGAATTTTGAGAGATTGTAGGCCACAACTATCTCCATGTAATTGTAAGTCTGCTTCGTCTCCTTTTAACACATTTAATCATTATTGTATTGCACTTATATACTAGTGCATTTGAAGATTTACATAGAACATAACAAAACATTCTCAGGCGACCCTCTCCCAATTTATCATCTATATGTGCTATTTATATCTTCCCCTAATCTTGTATGAATGCATATCGATCTCAATATCCGCATTTCTATTACATTCATCTTAACTGAACAACGAATTGCTCTCGGTCGTAACCTTCTTATGATCAAATGGATTATTGTAAGTCCAAAATGTGAACAACTCAGCAAGAATCCATTAGGCAAGGTACTAAAATGGCCCCGCAGGTCCTCATCCAGTGGCTTCATTAGGTGCACGTCTCGTGGAAGTTAATTGTCCTCCTTTGTTAGAGTTGGATATTAAGCCCTTTTGGTATATGAAGACAGGGTAATTTGTTCCATGCATGGAATTGTTTGCACATATAAATTACTCTTCTAAGTGTGATTGCCATCTGAGTTCACTCTATATTCCAGATGCTCTCCGACTACATCTGTTTCCAAGGCGGTGTCTGCACAACAAGTGATAGATGTCCAACTCACAGAATTATAAATTTTAAGAGTAAGGGTCTGATTTTCACTTGACCAGCTTAACTGGCTAGCGCTGGTCCAATCAGTTCTAAAAGCAGGGTTAGCTATATGAAGATATAGTGGGAAAACTATATGAAGATAGGGAAAACTATATGAAGATATCCAAAATTCCAAATCCATCAAATGTGAAAAGGTAATACAAGCTACTAAGTTAGCTTTAAGACAAACAAGATCAATCAATGGAGCAAAAGAAGCTAAGTCGTTGGAGAGAACTATCCTAAGTTGGATGTGAAATTCCCTCATATGATTTTTTGCTACAAGAAAGAGGTCAACCAACCAATAGTAAGTAATGATGCCTTAGAGAAGACATCAAACACCAGTGGTAAAAGACCACAACAAGAAAAATTAATGAGAAAATAATCAATTGTCAGAGACTGAGAAAAGGACATAGCAAGCTGGGAAGACTTTAGTTAGTCTTTTATAAAGATAATAAAGCAAGATTGCTTTCTCGCTGTAATCTTGCAATTACCAATTACTCTCCATGTCATATCGAACGTCATGGTTTAACTTTATAGGATTTCTAGAAGAGAAATATTGACTTTGAATAGTTAATTCAATAGAAGTAAAAATTATGGTTATTCTATTACAAGGAGGTCTAAAAGTGAGGTGATATGCTACTTTTGGTTTATTTTGTAGCTGGCACATATACGAACTGCTAATTTATGATAAGATGCAAGATATTTCAGTTTAAGAAATGAAAATAGAATCTGTACAGCTTAAATCGAAAAACATAACATAATTAGTTTTATTCCTTTCTTGGCACTAGGAGAAATTGGTGATGCCATAGTTACTACCAAAAGAGATAATTAGCAACTAAGCTCAAAATtcgaaaagaagaaatgatacaTTACTCCCTCCTCCACCCTCTTACCATATCGATAGAGCAAAAGATATCGAGGCTTTAAGTATCTAACTCGTGCAGCCATATACAATTTTTATGCAATTCATTCGGATCATTAGAACTTAACAAAGAATTCTAAGACCAGACAGAAACCGCATCACAAGATAAATATTTCACTACAAGACAGGAATGAAATCACAAAGAAGCTTACTTTATTCTCAAGTAACTTGCAGAAATCTGGGGCAAGGGTGCACCTCCCTCCCTGAAACAATTGATTGGAGATTCATTGAATAAAATCATTTGGAAATACAATTTCTTTCTCAGAAAGATATACATATAAAAAGGATTCTACAAGATAAAGTAGATTCTTACTGATCTTCAGAGGCCACCAATGAGAACCAAATTGGATTATTCCTTCTTTCACATTTGGCAGTGATTGCATCCAGCACAGTTTGTGGTGAAATACTAGATTCTCCAAATTCTGATGCCTTCTTTTGGCGATTCCTTCGCAACTTTTTAGGTTTATCTGATCCCAAATGAGAAGCTCCGCTGTTATTCTTGTCATCGTGAACTTTGATTTTCAGTCCACGTTTTTTCACTTTAGTTTTATGGACATGAGCTTCATTGCCAAGGGAATGCAGACATTCTAATTTAGCAGTAGAACCTTGGGAAGTAAACTTCGCAGACTTGCTCTGGTTTGCTACTTCGACCAAACAGTTCAAAGGTTTCcataaatcaactttaccttcccACTGGTCCGTGCCATTCTCCGTTTCGTTATCAGGCGTGGGTTGGCCAGAAAGCTCAGCACTGGAAGAATTCTGCAGAAGCGGCAggattaagtttaacaagaataTCCACCCATATACACTTGATACTGACCTCAGAAAATATTCCAAGGAAGCCTAAGATGATGCACCACACCACTATTGAAGAATGACTTTACCTGCCTTATGTTCTGAGTGAACTTGGTCAAAGTCTCAGGTGAACTAGAGCTATCCAGTTGATCTTCTCCAGATATTTTTTCCTCTTTCTTGATAGGTTTCTCAACAGAAAAGGTGGAGCCTCGTAATGCTTTTCTTGCCACTGATTTTGATCTTCTTCCTGTTGTTCCAGTCTGTGTTGATACTCTTGGAGTGCTGACCACTAGTGAAGATAGTGATCTCTCTTTTCTCCTGACTGGAAGGGAAATCGGAGGCACAACTTCAGGTGCCTGCACCTTTCGCCTCTTGTAAGGGAATATCTTTGCTCTTACATCTTGCAGATTATGATCTGGCCTGaaatgaaaaggaaaaaagaaaagataaattgACATGTGGGGTATGGCAAATAAGAAGAGTTAACCAGAAAACCCCTCAGTCACTTTGAACCGGCCCCATCAGTACAATGTGCTGTGTATATTTATCTCTCTCTTTACTCGAAATAGGAGCAGGTTCGGAAAAGGATCGAGTGTCTAAGATTGGACCAAAAGGGTCTCTTAACgccttcttttttcttcttataGGAGTTATTCAACAAAGATTTTCCAGGATAAGGCAGAAAAGGCGAACAAGCTTCAGGAAAACCTCATATTTCAAGCAACCATGGATGTGAATACTATATGCATAAGTGCAGGTATGTGCACTCATAATCAGCAAAAATTCATGCTAGCCAATGAAGCATCGCACTGAGCCTACCCTGAGGTAAATGGTGAAAGCTACCCAATTTTGTTTTAATAAGATATACGTGCACTCATGATCAGCAAAATTTCATGATAGCCAATGAGCATCGCACTGCG
It includes:
- the LOC104106051 gene encoding E3 ubiquitin protein ligase DRIP2-like — protein: MANQVVKVKRDRIAACITCPLCHKLFRDATTVSECLHTFCRKCIYKKLSDEETECCPICNIDLGCVPLEKLRPDHNLQDVRAKIFPYKRRKVQAPEVVPPISLPVRRKERSLSSLVVSTPRVSTQTGTTGRRSKSVARKALRGSTFSVEKPIKKEEKISGEDQLDSSSSPETLTKFTQNIRQNSSSAELSGQPTPDNETENGTDQWEGKVDLWKPLNCLVEVANQSKSAKFTSQGSTAKLECLHSLGNEAHVHKTKVKKRGLKIKVHDDKNNSGASHLGSDKPKKLRRNRQKKASEFGESSISPQTVLDAITAKCERRNNPIWFSLVASEDQEGGAPLPQISASYLRIKDGNIPVSFIQKYLMRKLDLMSEDEVEIRCMGQLIVPTLQLNTLVDMWLETTNSERVPAIIGSSAKDFVMVLVYARKVSGLPAS